From a single Mobula birostris isolate sMobBir1 chromosome 13, sMobBir1.hap1, whole genome shotgun sequence genomic region:
- the LOC140208268 gene encoding NACHT, LRR and PYD domains-containing protein 3-like: MDTEQRFTIPDLLAEGEEYRLYQLTKFYRDRLKQAIEEKVERLGWMLTKEGYFSREENEKVTELSEKGNRTESSTLFLSLVMGKGSRARRAMWESFMTWRTELPKLDKILREIQELGPDPQEYMNIAQGLSESPTQLIDVQQKHMETLRAQTETLRVNTILMREKVKVFQLVDRYAELTVISTVRDRTLVEHELLARGRDHEEWREKHLRGELEKIRTDQLFQSSFSRSKSKSGSSAAVAGVPGIGKTTMVQKIVYDWATGKIFQQFQFVFSFKFRDLNSINCRITLRELILDQYPYFGNLLREVWKNPEGLLFIFDGLDEFKHRIDFADSRRDTEPKHQCPDPEWWCEVSDIVYSLIQGKLLPGCSVLVTTRPTALHLLEKAKIGIWAEILGFVGEERKQYFIRHFEDQTVAAAVFKHVKENEILYTMSYNPSYCWILTLALGPFFTQRVRDPQRVPKTITQLYSYYIYNILKNHGREIENPRDVLLRVGQMAFRGVSERKIVFTDGDLIKYDLQPSHFLSGFLMELLEREDSARSVVYTFPHLTIQEFVAAVAQFLNPHPGNILKFLTEAHSMADGRFEVFLRFVAGLSSPMTARGLEEFLGPFPHQITCLVIDWVKEEVKRQSGNTRSKAGKRSRLNTLHYLFESHNRGLAQAALGSVKTLSFSGMTLTPIDSVVLSHVIGLCDTIKGLDLEYCNIQCEGIQRLGPGLHKCQELRLAGNVLGDSGVKLVSAALRNPECKIQKLWLKRVRLTDFGAEDLVSALRRNRSLTELNLRSNSLTDRSVLALRRLILTLPSLKNIHLRYNDFSKTGKKELRSLQEPRPELSVIV; this comes from the exons ATGGACACAG AACAAAGGTTTACAATCCCTGACCTCCTGGCAGAGGGGGAGGAATATCGACTGTACCAGCTGACAAAGTTCTACAGGGACAGACTCAAACAGGCGATTGAAGAAAAGGTTGAAAGACTCGGTTGGATGTTGACAAAGGAGGGATATTTCAGTAGAGAAGAAAATGAG AAAGTCACCGAACTGTCAGAGAAGGGAAACCGGACAGAGAGTTCCACACTCTTCCTCAGTCTGGTGATGGGTAAAGGCTCCCGGGCCCGGAGGGCGATGTGGGAATCCTTTATGACATGGAGGACTGAGTTACCGAAGTTGGACAAAATACTGAGGGAAATACAGGAGCTTG GTCCTGATCCACAGGAATACATGAACATCGCCCAAGGGTTATCTGAGTCACCCACTCAACTGATAG atgttcagcagaaacacatggagactctgcgggcacaaactgaaacactgagagtgaacacgatcctgatgagggagaaggtgaaggttttccagctggttgatcgatacgctgagctcacggtcatttctactgttcgagatcggacactggtggaacatgagctgctggcaagaggcagagatcacgaggagtggagagaaaaacatcTCCGTGGAGAGCTGGAAAAAATCCGGACTGATCAGTTgttccagagcagcttttcccGGAGTAAATCCAAATCTGGGAGTTCGGCAGCAGTAGCCGGAGTACCAGGaatcgggaaaacaacaatggtacaaaagattgtttatgactgggcgACGGGGAAAATAttccaacaattccagtttgtctttaGTTTCAAATTCCGGGATTTAAACTCCATTAATTGCAGAATAACCCTGagggaactgattctggatcagtatccttactttgggaatttactgagagaggtctggaagaacccagagggattgctgtttatattcgatggtttggatgaattcaaacacagaatcgattttgctgacagtcggagagatacagaacccaagcaccagtgcccagatcccgagtggtggtgtgaagtgtctgacattgtgtacagtttaatccagggcaagctgctcccagggtgttcagtgctggtgaccacccgtcccactgcgttacatttattggaaaaggcaAAAATAGGTatctgggctgaaatcctgggatttgttggtgaggaacggaagcaatatttcatcaggcattttgaagatcagacagtggcagcagctgttttcaaacacgtgaaggagaacgagatcctgtacaccatgagctacaacccctcctactgctggatcctcactcttgcactgggccccttcttcacacaaagagtcagggacccgcagcgagttcccaagaccatcacccaactgtactcctactatatttacaacatcctgaaaaaccacggccgtgagattgagaacccccgtgatgtgttactcagggttggtcagatggccttcagaggagtgtccgagaggaagattgtgtttacagatggagatttgatcaaATACGATCTTCAGCCTTCCCActtcctgtccgggttcctgatggagcttttggagagagaggattctgcccggagcgtggtgtacacattcccacacctcaccatccaagagtttgtagctgcagtcgcacaattcctgaatccacatcccgggaatatcctgaaattcctcactgaagcccacagcATGGCAGATGGGcgatttgaggtatttctccgttttgttgctggtctctcctccccaatgacagctcggggcctggaggagtttctgggccCATTTCCTCATCAAATAACCTGcctggtgattgactgggtgaaggaggaggttaaacgccagAGTGGAAACACAAGGAGCAAAGCTGGTAAAAGGAGCCgcctgaacacattgcactacctgtttgagtctcacaatcgtggactggctcaggccgcactgggatctgtgaaaacactttcattcagtggaatgaCGCTGACCCCAATTGACTCAGtggtcctgtctcatgtcatcggactctgtgatacaataaaagGTCTCGACCTGGAGTACTGCAACATccagtgtgaaggaatccagcggctgggacccggACTGCACAAGTGCCAGGAGTTGAG GCTTGCGGGGAATGtcctgggagattcaggagtgaaactggtgtctgcggctctaaggaacccggagtgtaaaatacagaaactgtg gctgaaaCGTGTCCGTCTCACAGATTTTGGagccgaggatctcgtctccgctctcagaaGAAACCgatcactgacggagctgaaccTGAGATCAAATTCGCTCACAGACAGATCTGTCCTCGCTCTCCGCCgcctcatactgaccctcccgagtcTGAAGAACATACA TCTGCGTTACAATGATTTCAGCAAGACCGGGAAGAAGGAACTGAGATCTCTGCAGGAACCCAGACCTGAGCTGTCAGTGATCGtgtga